A single window of uncultured Methanospirillum sp. DNA harbors:
- a CDS encoding metallopeptidase TldD-related protein, producing MSVDKILKAAEKLVDEVEICMGSGHALSADLKRRQIEIGTISEGSGLVIRTIKDGKIGISSTDNKDAWQQCLNAAIASGKFSDPVDWKGLPGPAALPKEPLACDPAVKADPSIARDLITRMLQGAESFEADVTGGGVSLSRSSHIIANNTGLWYETEETHVSLSLEMIAEQSTGFEYDSAWNLKAAKPEFVGEQAAFFAATGKDGKEIETGTYDIILSPTALSHLLEATFIPALSGRNVHTGRSFFADKMGEEVMDKRFSLIDDPFDPRGTANCYWDGEGMPVHKTAFINQGILSSFAYDLKTAYRYGVKPTGHAVRTGMNGAPGIGNHNLILSGPTMNVMDDDGVYIHDLIGAHTANPMSGDFSVELSGPYHASGGSLGTPIKTGMLSGNVFEMLRNIEGCSEETRTLEPLILPSTRFSGVSIVGRA from the coding sequence ATGTCAGTTGATAAAATTCTGAAAGCGGCAGAGAAACTGGTTGACGAGGTTGAGATCTGTATGGGCAGCGGCCATGCCCTGTCAGCAGATCTGAAGCGGAGACAGATCGAGATCGGCACGATCTCTGAAGGGTCAGGACTTGTTATCAGAACAATAAAAGACGGGAAGATCGGGATATCCTCTACTGATAACAAGGATGCATGGCAGCAGTGCCTTAATGCTGCGATTGCCAGTGGAAAGTTCTCTGATCCTGTTGACTGGAAAGGACTGCCTGGACCTGCCGCTCTTCCGAAAGAGCCTCTCGCATGCGATCCTGCTGTAAAGGCAGATCCTTCAATCGCTAGAGACCTCATCACAAGGATGCTTCAGGGAGCCGAATCCTTCGAAGCAGACGTGACTGGTGGAGGTGTTTCACTCTCACGATCTTCCCATATCATTGCGAACAACACCGGCCTATGGTACGAGACCGAGGAGACACATGTGAGCCTCTCACTCGAGATGATCGCCGAGCAGTCAACAGGGTTTGAATACGATTCAGCCTGGAACCTGAAAGCCGCAAAGCCAGAATTTGTCGGTGAGCAGGCGGCCTTCTTTGCAGCGACAGGAAAGGACGGGAAAGAGATCGAGACCGGTACCTATGACATCATCCTCTCGCCGACCGCTCTCTCACACCTGCTTGAGGCAACATTCATACCTGCTCTGTCAGGAAGAAATGTCCATACCGGCAGGTCATTCTTTGCTGATAAGATGGGGGAAGAGGTGATGGACAAACGGTTCTCACTTATCGATGATCCCTTCGATCCCCGGGGTACCGCCAACTGCTACTGGGACGGCGAAGGGATGCCTGTTCACAAGACAGCATTCATCAACCAGGGAATTCTGTCATCGTTTGCCTACGATCTCAAGACCGCGTACAGATATGGCGTGAAACCTACCGGCCATGCAGTCAGAACTGGCATGAATGGTGCACCGGGAATTGGCAACCACAACCTGATCCTATCAGGACCGACTATGAACGTTATGGATGATGACGGAGTGTACATCCACGATCTCATCGGGGCACACACGGCCAACCCGATGTCAGGAGACTTCTCGGTTGAACTCTCAGGCCCGTACCATGCTTCAGGTGGCTCTCTTGGCACTCCTATCAAGACCGGAATGCTATC